The window GGTTATCCAGCATTCGTTCAAACGTGAATTTGACGGCATCCGCATTGAATGGGCTGCCATCGTGAAATTTTATATCTTCGCGTAAATGGAAAGTATAGGTGAGGCCATCGTCACTAATAGACCATGACTGGGCTAAAGCAGGCTCAAGCGTTAATGTGCCATCGGCATTGCGAACTAACCCTTCATACAAGTTAACCAAAATTCGGGAATCATTCGCTGCTGTCGCCACTTGTGGGTCTAATGACTGCGGCTCAGCAACTTGCCCTAATAACAAGACATTAGGATGATTCACCGCCAATGTCGGTAGCGAAATAAAGCATAAAAGCCAAAGACTGGCTATCCATCTACATAAACGCATCTTCATTCGCGCCTCCCCGAGTGCTGACATTGCTATATGATTGTGAAGTGTGATTTGTGTCAATTTTGTTAATAATTTTATCTTTTTCTTTATTTATGATGATAAATTATATTTCAAGCAAGAATTTATGATGATAAATTTGATCAAGGTCTAATTTATGAGGTGTAAAATGACATTTTCAATTGTGGCGCGCTGCCCAGTGACAGGAAAAATAGGCGCAGCAACGGCAACAGGTGGCCCTGCTGTTGGTGCATTAGTCTTACATGGTGAAAGCCAAACGGGTGCAATCGCCACTCAAGCAATGACAAACCCTATTGCAGGACTAACAGGTATTGAATATTTGCAACAAGGTCATAATGCGAATAAAAGCTTAGATTACCTAGTGACACAAGATATTGGCTGCGAACAACGGCAATTGATTATTCTTGATAACCACGGTGGTACAGCCGATTGGACGGGACAAGATTGCTTACCTTGGTGTGGAAGTTTATCGGAGCCCAACTTCGCCATTGCTGGAAATATGTTAGCTGGTGAGCAGGTTCTGGATGCCATACATCAAAGCTATTATAAAAACGCCCATCAAGATCTGGCTGATAGGCTACTGATTGCCATGCAAGCAGGTGCAGATGAAGGCGGTGACTACCGGGGGATCCGTTCCGCTGCATTAAAAATATGGAATAACCGACAATATGCAGATATCGATATTCG is drawn from Providencia huaxiensis and contains these coding sequences:
- a CDS encoding DUF1028 domain-containing protein codes for the protein MTFSIVARCPVTGKIGAATATGGPAVGALVLHGESQTGAIATQAMTNPIAGLTGIEYLQQGHNANKSLDYLVTQDIGCEQRQLIILDNHGGTADWTGQDCLPWCGSLSEPNFAIAGNMLAGEQVLDAIHQSYYKNAHQDLADRLLIAMQAGADEGGDYRGIRSAALKIWNNRQYADIDIRCDWSEAPLSALVTILQQVRSEDYANFFAQIPTGNEYITNN